The following is a genomic window from Pseudomonadota bacterium.
GATGGATGGTGAGCTTGTGCCCTGGGACCAGGCCACGGTTCACATCCTCACCCACACCCTGCACTACGGTCTGGGAGTATTCGAGGGAATCCGCTGCTACAAGCGCGCTGACGGCAGCAGCGCCGTGTTCCGGCTGCGCGAGCACATCGACCGGCTCTTCGGCTCCGCCACGATCGCTGGACTCGAGCTGCGTTGGACCCGCGGGGAGGTGATCGAAGCCTGCCTTCAGACCGTTCGCTCCAACGGTCTGGACGAATGCTACATCCGGCCGCTAGCATTTTTGGGTGACGGAGCCATGGGCCTTCACCCCGCGGGCAATCCCGTTCGGCTCGCCATCGCGGTGTGGCGCTGGGGCGCCTATTTGGGTGATGAGGCGCTAAAGGGCGGAGTTCGGGTCCGTGTGAGCAGCTACACTCGACCCGGCGTCAACTGCATGATGACGAAGGCCAAGCTGGTAGGCAACTACGTAAGCTCCATCCTGGCGAAAACCGAGGTCACGGCCGCGGGCTACCAGGAGGCCATCATGCTCGACCCGCAGGGCTACGTTGCCGAGGCCTCCGGGGAGAACATCTTTGCGGTTCAACACGGCAAGGTGGTGACCCCACCGCCAGGTGCCTCGATTCTGAGGGGGATTACGCGAGACACCGTGATCGAGCTCTGCGGCGAAGTCGGAGTTCCCGTAGTCGAACGCATGATCTCACGCGACGAGCTCTACACCGCTGACGAGGTCTTCTTCACCGGAACGGCTGCGGAAGTGACACCCGTGCGGGAGATCGATGACCGTCCGATTGGGGACGGCGGCAGAGGGCCCATTACCA
Proteins encoded in this region:
- a CDS encoding branched-chain amino acid transaminase; translated protein: MVEKVDKVWMDGELVPWDQATVHILTHTLHYGLGVFEGIRCYKRADGSSAVFRLREHIDRLFGSATIAGLELRWTRGEVIEACLQTVRSNGLDECYIRPLAFLGDGAMGLHPAGNPVRLAIAVWRWGAYLGDEALKGGVRVRVSSYTRPGVNCMMTKAKLVGNYVSSILAKTEVTAAGYQEAIMLDPQGYVAEASGENIFAVQHGKVVTPPPGASILRGITRDTVIELCGEVGVPVVERMISRDELYTADEVFFTGTAAEVTPVREIDDRPIGDGGRGPITKRLQQRYFQVVRGPENLHPEWRAQV